AGTGAAGGTGCGGGAGGTGCTCGGCGCGGCGCTGGCCGGTACACCCAGGCCCGCTGCCGTCAGTGCCAGTGCTGCCGCGGTCGCGACGGCCCCGGCGGTGAAGCGCTTGCTCACCACATCGGATCCTCTCGTTGAGGGACGTGGCAGCCATCACACAACACCGGCCAGCTTTGCGCCAGGTGAACGTCCGTTATGGCGGTGAATCTCTCGTTCATCCGCTCAATTCAATGCGGGCGATCCTGCCGACAGGTCAGCCAGGACCGATGGCAGATCGGCCAGGGTGGACACCTCCGCGTCGGGGGCGAACCCGGCCGGGCGGGGCAGCCCGTACCGGTTCAGCCACACCGATCGCAGGCCGGCCTGCCGGGGTGCCACCACGTCGTGCTCCCACGAGTCACCGACGTACACGATCTGACCGGCGGGGACCTCGGCGGCCTCGACCACCGCCGCGTAGAACTCCGGGGCGGGCTTCTTGGGCAGCCCGTTCTCGTGCGCGTACAACTCGAAGGCGAACTCGCCGGCGAGCCCGCAGCGTTCGGCGCGGCTGTTGCCGTTGGTGGCGAAGCCCAGCGCGTACCGGGCGCGCAGCGTGGCCAGCGTCGGCGGGACGTCCGGGAAGGGGCGGGTGAGGGCGAAGCGGCGGGCGAAGAAGAGGGCGGCGATCTCGTCCAGGTGGTCGTCGAGTCCGGCGCGGGCCAGCGATCGGGCCAGCGCGGCCCGGCGGATCTCCAGCACCGGGGCGGCGCTCAGCCGGCCGAAGACGGCGTCCCAGTCGGACTCCAGCTCGGCGAGCGTCACGCCGGCCGCGACAGGCGTACGGCGGCGCATCTCGTCGAGGACTGCCACCAACCCACCGGTCACCGCCGGCCGCAGGTCCAGCAGGGTCTCGTCGGCGTCGAACACCACGGTGGTCAGCACGACGTCCACTCTCTCATTGCGCGCTGCGAGCCAGCACGGGCTCGGGGCTGGCGGGCGCGGGCGTGCCGCGCAGCTCGTCGAGGCGCACCAGGGCGACCCCGGCGACGATGAGCGCACCGCCGAAGAGCTGCCACGGGGTCGGCAGCTCTTCGAGGAACAGCCAGGCGATGAGCACCGCGAACAGCACCTCGGTCAGCCCGACGAACGACGACAGCCGGGGACCGAGGATCCGGGTGCCGGCGATGCCGGCCAGGTACGCGATCACGGCGGCGACCAGGGTGAGCCCGACGATGGGTAGCAGCCAGGTGGTGCGGTGCCCGGCGAAGGTTACCTCGCCGAACGTGGCGCGCAGCGGCAGCAGACCGGTCAGCCCGACGAGGAGCAGCACCGCGGCGCCGACGGCCATGCCGCCGCTGGCCATGGCGACCGAGGGCAGCCGGGGGTCGACCCGACCGGCGAGCACGAAGTAGCCGGCCAGGCCGAACGCGGCGCCCAGTCCCCACAGCAGGCCGACCGGATTGAAGCCGGCGGTGCCGGTGAGGTCCAGGACGAACGCCAACCCGCACAGGGCCGCGGCCGAACCGGCGACGGTGAGCCGCCGGGGACGCTGGCCGTGCCGCAGCCACATCCAGCCGACCACGAGGATGATGCCCAGGTACTCCAGCAGGAGCGCGATGCCGACCGGCAGGTAGCGCACGGCGTTGAAGAAGCACACCTGTGCCAGCGCCACCCCGAGCAGCCCGAACATCACGACCGCCGCGCTGTTCTGGCGTAGCACGTGCCACCTGCCGCGCAGCGACAGTAGGGCGGGGATCGCCAGCACCAGGGCGGCCACGCCGACCCGGGCGACCACTGCGGCCTCGGCCGACCAGCCGGCCTCGATGAGCGACCGTGCGAAGGTGCCCGAGGTGGCGAACGTGACCGCGGAGAGCAGTGCCAGCGCGGCGCCGACGGCGGGTCGTGACTGCATCTCGGGCTCCTCGGGACGACACGGTGTCATGAGCAAACTATCCTTGTGCTCATGACGCTAGGCGGCCACCGTGACAGGAGTCAAGTTGCTATTCGCTCATGACACCGAATGTTCGCTGATCGCCGCCACCGCGCTTGTCAACACCGCGGGCCGCGACGGCGAGTTGCTGCCCGATGTCGCCGCGCTTGACGCGTTCTTCAGCCGGCACTCCTACAGCGGGCGGCACGAGCACACCGACGCCGAGCTGCGCGCCGTGCGGGAGCTGCGGCCCCGGCTGCGCCGGATCTGGCACGCCGAGCCGGCCGAGATCGTCGCCATGGTCAACGCCCTGCTGCTCGAGCACCGGGCGATACCGCAGCTCATCGAGCACGACGACGAGCCGTACCACCTGCATGCCGTGCCCCGCGACGCGCCGCTGGCCACCCGCATGGCGGTGGAGGCGGCGATGGCTATCGCCGACCTGGTCCGGATGGGCGAGCTGAGCCGACTGCGGATCTGCGAGTACCCGGACTGCGACAACGTGGTCGTCGACCTGTCCCGCAACCGGTCGCGGCGGTTCTGCGAGGCCGGCTGCGGCAACCGGGCGGCGGTGACCGCCTACCGCGCCCGCAGGGCCGCCGGCCGGTCCTGAGCGACGTCGGCCCGCAGCTCGTACTCCACCTCGCCGTGCTCGGTCCCCGGGATCGGGTCGTCGAACTGAAGGTGGAAGGTGCGCACGTGGCGCAGCCCCGCCTTCGCCAGCACCCGACGGGACCGCTCGTTGACGGCCATCGTCTCGGCCCACACCCGACGCACGCCCACCGTGTCGAAGGCGTATCGGACCAGCGCCCGCGACCCCTCGGTGGCCAGGCCGCGCCCCCACGTCGAGCGGCGCAGCCGGTAGCCCAACTCGGCCTCGGTGCCGTCCTCCGACGGGTCGAGCGCGAACCAACCCAGGAAGTCGCCGCCCGCCCGGTCGAGCGCCGCCCAGCGACCGAGCCCGGGATGCCGCTCGTACTGCGCGAGCAGCCTCGGCACCTGCTCGTCTTGCACAGTGGCGCGCGGGGTGGCGACGCCACCGGTGAGGAAACGCATCACCTCTGGATCGCTGTCCAACTCGACCAACGCGTCCACATCGGCCGCCGTCAGCCGCCGCAACCGCAACCGCTCGGTCCCGGGAGGAACCACCAGGTCATCGCCACCCATGACGGGGATCATCCCGCCACCCCGCAGACCCCGTCGAGCCGTTTACCACCCGCGCCACCGCAAGATCCACGCAACTCCGGCGATGTTGCTGCCTCACGCCGCGCCGAAGCAGCAACATCGGCGACGTTGCGCGGGGGAAGCCCCGCGACCGCCGTCGCGGGCCAGGCGGTCGGGTCAGCGCGGGGGCGCGACCACGAAGAGCCGGCGAGCGCGCGCCCGGCGCAGCTCCGCGACCAGGAACGCCGCCGCCGTCATCTGTCCATCGGCCATACCCTGCCGCCCTCCACCCCGCCGACGATCAACTCCAGCCGGCCGCCACCGACGTCACCGCCCACGAACAGGGCGGCTACGACGACGAGGCCAAATCCTTCCGACCGTAGTCGTCCGATCACCAGACTGTGAAGCGCGGCACCGCTCCCGCCTCCGGGCGACGGCGTCGCACGGGACCGCCCGCTCCCCCGTGCCGGGCGGTCCCACCCCCGGGCGACGGCGTCGCACGGGACCGCCCGCTCCCCCGTGCCGGGCGGTCCCACCCCCGGATCAGGCCGACCACAAGATCGCGCTCGATCCTGGGAGTAGTGGGGTCCTGACCTGCGGAGACCACTACATCCGGGATCGAGCGCGATCTTGCGGGTCGGTGCCGGGGTGTCGCACACACCGCCACCGGGGGGCGCGGGGTGATAACGCCGAACGCATCAGCTCCAAAGGAAGGTCGCAGCATGCACCGGACCGCCCTGGACGATCGCGCCGCCACGCCTCGTCGACCGCACCTGCCGCTGCGTCCGCTCTGGCTGTGCCGGGTCTGCGCCGGGCCTTGGCCGTGCGCAGTCGCGCGGCTCACCCTTCGGCAGGAGTACGCCCACGACCGGATCGCCTTGAGCATCTACCTGTGCACCGTCCTGCACGACGCGGCGGCGGACCTGTACCGGCTCAACCCGCACGACGGCCCGGCCCCCGCAGCGCTCTACGTCCGCTTCCTCGACTGGGCGGCACTGCCCGAATCCTGACGCTCAGCGCATGGCGAGCCGTTCCAGCAGGGCTGCGCTGCGGGCCAGCAACGCCCGCTCCTCATCAGTGAGTTCGGCCTCGATGGCCTGGGCGAGCCAGCCGGCCCGGCGGCTGCGTTCCGCTTCCAGCGCGGCCCGACCCGCGTCCGACAGCTCGACAAGTGACTTGCGGCCGTCCGTGGGGTGCGCCCGGCGCGTGACCAGGTCCTGTTCGAGGAGCAGTCCCACCGCCCGGGCCATCGACTGGGGGCGTACGCGCTGATCGGCGGCGAGGTCACTGGTGGTCATGGCGCCGTCGCGGTCGAGTGCGCCGAGCACGGCGATCTGACCGAGCGGGATGCGGTCCTCGTTCTTGACGCGCCGGGTGAGCTTGCCCATCGCGGTCCGCAGTTCGGCGGCGATGGCGGCGGCTTCCGAGGTGGGCACACGGCACTTTACCCCGTTCGTCGGCGCTGCCAGGCACCTGACCTGCACAGCAAATGCTGTTCAGCAGCACTGAACAGCATTGCTGTAGGGTTTGCTGCTGTCGGGCTCAGCGCCAGCGTTGTCGCAGCTGGGGCCACGGCACACGACAACGAGAAGGACCTCCCATGCCCGCAGACACAGCCGCACACTCAGTCGGAACCGTCACCGCCGCCATCGAGACCGTCACCGCCCGCCGCATCCTCGACAGCCGGGGCAACCCCACTGTCGAGGTCGACGTCAGGTTGGCGGACGGATCTCTGGGCCGGGCCGCCGTCCCCTCCGGCGCCTCCACCGGGGCCCGGGAGGCCGTCGAACTGCGCGACGGTGACCCCGCGCGCTGGCATGGCAGGGGCGTCGACCGCGCGGTGGCAAACGTCAACGGGGAGATCGCGGCGGCCCTGCGCGGCCGGGTCGCAGCAGACCAGGCGGGTCTGGACGCCGCACTTATCGCCCTCGACGGCACCACCACGAAGTCCCGGCTCGGCGCCAACGCGATCCTCGGCGTCTCCCTCGCCGTCGCCAAGGCTGCCGCGGCGGCCCACGGCCAGCCCCTCTACCGCTACCTCGGCGGCGAAGACGCCCACCTTCTGCCACTGCCGATGATGAACATCGTCAACGGCGGCGCGCACGCCGACAACCCGCTCGACTTCCAGGAGTTCATGATCGTGCCGGTGGGCGCGGACACCTTCGCCGAAGCCGTCCGCATGGGCAGCGAGGTCTTCCACACCCTGCGCCGCGACCTGCTGGCCGCCGGGCACTCCACAGGCGTGGGCGACGAGGGTGGCTTCGCGCCCGAGCTGCGTACCGCCGAGGAGGCGCTCGACTTCGTGCTGAGGGCCATCGAGGGCGCCGGCTACCGCGCCGGCACGGACATCGGCCTCGTCATGGACCCGGCGTCATCGGAGTTCTTTCGCGACGGTGTGTACGACTACGCGGGCGAGGGGGTGCGCCGCACCCCGGCCGAGCACGCCGACTACCTGGCCACGCTCATCGACGCCTACCCGATCGTCTCCATCGAGGACCCGATGGCGGAGGACGACCTGGACGGCTGGCGCGAGCTGACCGCCCGCGTCGGTGACCGCTGCCAGCTCACCGGTGACGACGTGTTCTGCACCAACGAGACGCTGCTGCGTGAGGGCATCCGCACGGGCGTCGGCAACTCGATCCTGGTCAAGGTCAATCAGATCGGCACCCTGACCGAGGCGCTGGCCACGGTGGCCACCGCCCAGCAGGCGGGCTGGACCGTCGTCATTTCGCACCGCTCCGGGGAGACGGAGGACACCACCATCGCGGATCTGGCGGTGGCCACCGGCTGCGGTCAGCTCAAGACCGGCTCACTCTCCCGCTCCGACCGGACGGCCAAGTACAACCAGCTGATCCGGATCGAGGAGGAGCTTGGCGACTCGGCGCGCTTCGCGGGCCGCTCCGCACTGCGCCGGGCGTGAGCAGCGCCCGACGCCGGTCAGGGGTGGGTCATCCGAAGCAGGTCGAGCACCTCGTCGAGCTGGGTCTCGGTGAGCTTGCCCGAGTCGACGTGCCCCCGGGAGATCACGACCTCCCGGATGGAAGCCTGCTTGGCCAGCGCCTCCTTGGCGATCGAGGCGGCCTCGTCGTACCCGAGGTAGCGGTTCAGCGGGGTGACGATCGACGGCGAGCCCTCGGCGTACGCCAGGCAGACCTCGGCGTCCGCGACCAGGCCGGCCACCAGGCGGTCGGCGAACAGCCGAGTCACCGCGGCCAGGAGCCGGATCGACTCCAGCAGGTTGCGACCCATGACCGGGAGCATCACGTTCAGCTCGAAGTCGCCCTGCGAGCCGGCGAAACCGACTGTCGCGTCGTTGCCGATCACCTGGGCGCAGACCTGCCGCATCGCCTCGGCGACCACCGGGTTGACCTTGCCCGGCATGATCGACGAGCCGGGCTGGAGGTCGGGGATGCGCAGCTCCCGCAGGCCGGCCCGAGGGCCGGAGCCCATCCAGCGGATGTCGTTCGCGACCTTGTAGAGGCCCACGGCGATGGTCCGCAGTTGCCCCGAGGTCTCCACAAGCGCGTCGCGGGCGCCCTGCGCCTCGAAGTGGTTGCGCGCCTCGGACAGCGGCAGCCCGGTCGACTCACGGAGCCTGCCGATCACGGCGGCGGCGAAGCCGAGCGGGGTGTTGATCCCGGTGCCCACGGCGGTACCGCCCAGCGGCAGCTCGGCCAGCCGGGGCAGCGAGCCCTCCAACCGTTCGATGCCGTAGCGGACCTGGGCGGCGTACCCGCCGAACTCCTGCCCGAGGGTGACCGGGGTGGCGTCCATCAGGTGTGTACGCCCCGCCTTCACCACCGTCTCGAACTCGGTCGCCTTGCCCTCCAGCGCCTCGGCGAGGTGGGTCAGCGACGGCAGCAGATCCTCCGCGATGAACTGGGTGGCCGCCAGATGGATCGAGGACGGGAACACGTCGTTGCTGGACTGGGAGGCGTTGACGTGGTCGTTCGGGTGCACCGGCGAGCCCAACTCCCGGCTCGCCAGGGTCGCGATCACCTCGTTGGCGTTCATGTTCGACGACGTACCGGAACCGGTCTGGAACACGTCGACCGGGAACTGGTCGTCGTAGCCGCCGTCGGCCACGTGCGCGGCGGCGGCCGCGATCGCCGCGGCCACGTCGGCGTCGATCACACCCAGCTCGCCGTTGACCTCGGCCGCCGCGCCCTTGATCTGCGCGAGCGCCTTGATCTGGGCCGGTTCGATGCCTCGGCCGGAGATCGGGAAGTTCTGCACCGCGCGCTGGGTCTGCGCCCGCCACAGCGCCTCGGCGGGCACCTCGACCTCGCCCATCGAGTCGCGCTCGATCCGGTAACCGGTCGCCTCTGGAGTCGTCACGCGTACCATCCTGCCGCGCCCGTGGCCGACTCGCAGATGATCCGTCAGCCCAACCCGGCGAGCAGCCGTTCCACCTCGTGCCGGTCCGGCATGTCGATCTGCCGGTACAGGGAAAGCGCCCGGGTCAGGTGCGCGCGGGCCGTCGCCGGGTCGCTCGGCAAGAGGCAGCGGGCGATGCCCTCCAGCGCCTGGGCCTGCTCGTATCGGGCACCCAACGCGGCGGCGTCCGCCAGCACCCGACGGTGCAGGTCGAGCGCGCTCGTCACGTCCCCCTGGTCCAGGATGGCTCGGGCCAGTAGGTTGCGCGAGCCGCACTGGGCGATGCGATCCCCCACCTCGGTCATCGCGACGAGCGCCGCGCGGTGCAGGTCGGCGGCCAGCTCCGGGCGCCCGGCCTCCCGTTCCACAGCCCCCATCTCGTTCAACACCTCGCCCTCACCGAACCGGCTGCCCATCTGTCGCTTGATCCGCAGTGCCACCCGCAGCAGTCGGCTGGCCGGTCCGACGTCACCCATCCGATGCCGGATCATCCCGAGATGCCCGAGGGCGTTGCCGATCCGCCGCGGGTCGCCGACCTCGCGGGCGATGCTCAGGTGCCGTCGGGCAACGTGCAGCGCCTCCTCGTGGCGACCCCACAGCAGCAGGGTCAGCGACAGATTGTTGAGTTCGTTCGTCAGCGCCTCCTTGTCGCGCATCCGCGTCGCCACCTTGCGAGCGGCGTCGAAGCACTCCCGGGCGCGGCGGAACTGGAAGTTGGCGGCGTACGAGCTGCCCAGGTTGCCGAGGGTGTTGCGGAACTCGCGGGACAGACCGAGGCGGCGGAAAATCTCCAGTGACCTCTCCATCAACCGGATCGACTCGGGAAAATCCGCCAGCCGGTAGTGGGCCGAGGCCAGATAGTTGAGCATCGTCCCCACTGCCCGGTCGTCGCCCAACGCCTCGGCGGCGCGCAGGCCGATGGTGTGCGTCTCGATCAATTCGTCCAACCGACCACCCGCGAACTGGGCGTACCAGCAGGCCCTAGCCAACTGCCAGCAGTACTGCGGGAAGGCCTCGGTCTCCGCCAGCCGGACCAGGGCGGTCCACACGGCCAAGTTCTCGTCGAGCCAGGCCCTGCCCTGCTCGGCGACGAGCGCGACGAGATCGGGGCGGAGCGGCTCCGCCACCAGGATCAGCGAGTGGAGCGAGGAGAACTCCGTCGTGCGGGCGATCGCCATCGCGACGTGCAGATGGTGGTCGAGCAGACGCTCGATGCCGTGCCGCCGCTCGACGGCCCGCTCCGGCTCCGCCACCAGGGTCCGCGCGTACTCGCGGACCAGGTCGTGCAACCGGTACCGACCGGGCTCGGCCTCCTCCACCAGGTTCGCGTCGACCAACTCGTCAAGCAGGTCCTGCGCGTCGGGCAGGGGCAGTTCGGCGAGGACGGCGGCGACCGAGTTGTCGAACCGTACCCCCGGATGCAGGCCGAGCAGGCGGAACGCCTGCTGCGCCGCCGGCGACACCTGGGCGTACGACAGGGCGAAGGCGCGACCGACGGACCGGTCGCCCGCCTCGAACTCGGCCAGCGGATCGGGTCGGCTCGTCAGTCGCTCGGCCAGGTCGGCGATGCGCCAGCGGGGCCGGTGCGCCAGTCGGGCACCGGCCAGTCGGATGGCGAGTGGCAGATGGCCGCAACGGCGGACGACCTCGGTGGCGGCCTCCGGCTCGGCCGCCACCCGG
The DNA window shown above is from Micromonospora lupini and carries:
- a CDS encoding HAD family hydrolase, with protein sequence MLTTVVFDADETLLDLRPAVTGGLVAVLDEMRRRTPVAAGVTLAELESDWDAVFGRLSAAPVLEIRRAALARSLARAGLDDHLDEIAALFFARRFALTRPFPDVPPTLATLRARYALGFATNGNSRAERCGLAGEFAFELYAHENGLPKKPAPEFYAAVVEAAEVPAGQIVYVGDSWEHDVVAPRQAGLRSVWLNRYGLPRPAGFAPDAEVSTLADLPSVLADLSAGSPALN
- a CDS encoding EamA family transporter — translated: MQSRPAVGAALALLSAVTFATSGTFARSLIEAGWSAEAAVVARVGVAALVLAIPALLSLRGRWHVLRQNSAAVVMFGLLGVALAQVCFFNAVRYLPVGIALLLEYLGIILVVGWMWLRHGQRPRRLTVAGSAAALCGLAFVLDLTGTAGFNPVGLLWGLGAAFGLAGYFVLAGRVDPRLPSVAMASGGMAVGAAVLLLVGLTGLLPLRATFGEVTFAGHRTTWLLPIVGLTLVAAVIAYLAGIAGTRILGPRLSSFVGLTEVLFAVLIAWLFLEELPTPWQLFGGALIVAGVALVRLDELRGTPAPASPEPVLARSAQ
- a CDS encoding CGNR zinc finger domain-containing protein codes for the protein MLFAHDTECSLIAATALVNTAGRDGELLPDVAALDAFFSRHSYSGRHEHTDAELRAVRELRPRLRRIWHAEPAEIVAMVNALLLEHRAIPQLIEHDDEPYHLHAVPRDAPLATRMAVEAAMAIADLVRMGELSRLRICEYPDCDNVVVDLSRNRSRRFCEAGCGNRAAVTAYRARRAAGRS
- a CDS encoding GNAT family N-acetyltransferase, with the protein product MGGDDLVVPPGTERLRLRRLTAADVDALVELDSDPEVMRFLTGGVATPRATVQDEQVPRLLAQYERHPGLGRWAALDRAGGDFLGWFALDPSEDGTEAELGYRLRRSTWGRGLATEGSRALVRYAFDTVGVRRVWAETMAVNERSRRVLAKAGLRHVRTFHLQFDDPIPGTEHGEVEYELRADVAQDRPAALRAR
- a CDS encoding MarR family winged helix-turn-helix transcriptional regulator, with protein sequence MPTSEAAAIAAELRTAMGKLTRRVKNEDRIPLGQIAVLGALDRDGAMTTSDLAADQRVRPQSMARAVGLLLEQDLVTRRAHPTDGRKSLVELSDAGRAALEAERSRRAGWLAQAIEAELTDEERALLARSAALLERLAMR
- the eno gene encoding phosphopyruvate hydratase gives rise to the protein MPADTAAHSVGTVTAAIETVTARRILDSRGNPTVEVDVRLADGSLGRAAVPSGASTGAREAVELRDGDPARWHGRGVDRAVANVNGEIAAALRGRVAADQAGLDAALIALDGTTTKSRLGANAILGVSLAVAKAAAAAHGQPLYRYLGGEDAHLLPLPMMNIVNGGAHADNPLDFQEFMIVPVGADTFAEAVRMGSEVFHTLRRDLLAAGHSTGVGDEGGFAPELRTAEEALDFVLRAIEGAGYRAGTDIGLVMDPASSEFFRDGVYDYAGEGVRRTPAEHADYLATLIDAYPIVSIEDPMAEDDLDGWRELTARVGDRCQLTGDDVFCTNETLLREGIRTGVGNSILVKVNQIGTLTEALATVATAQQAGWTVVISHRSGETEDTTIADLAVATGCGQLKTGSLSRSDRTAKYNQLIRIEEELGDSARFAGRSALRRA
- a CDS encoding class II fumarate hydratase, with protein sequence MVRVTTPEATGYRIERDSMGEVEVPAEALWRAQTQRAVQNFPISGRGIEPAQIKALAQIKGAAAEVNGELGVIDADVAAAIAAAAAHVADGGYDDQFPVDVFQTGSGTSSNMNANEVIATLASRELGSPVHPNDHVNASQSSNDVFPSSIHLAATQFIAEDLLPSLTHLAEALEGKATEFETVVKAGRTHLMDATPVTLGQEFGGYAAQVRYGIERLEGSLPRLAELPLGGTAVGTGINTPLGFAAAVIGRLRESTGLPLSEARNHFEAQGARDALVETSGQLRTIAVGLYKVANDIRWMGSGPRAGLRELRIPDLQPGSSIMPGKVNPVVAEAMRQVCAQVIGNDATVGFAGSQGDFELNVMLPVMGRNLLESIRLLAAVTRLFADRLVAGLVADAEVCLAYAEGSPSIVTPLNRYLGYDEAASIAKEALAKQASIREVVISRGHVDSGKLTETQLDEVLDLLRMTHP
- a CDS encoding AfsR/SARP family transcriptional regulator; protein product: MRFGILGPLRVGGGETTVTAGRDRIVLAMLLLRAGRLVPVDELVDAVWEERPPATARAQLQTCVSRLRRRFAELGLPPEVIVTDPVGYGVRAAPDDLDVEVFGRGVEAARAAVEAGRLDDARTEFRAALALWRGSALAGIPSRSIRRRAQALDEQRLTTLEECVDVELRLGRAAELIDELAESIDQHPLRERLRGQLMLALSAVGRQADALALYREGRRFYADELGIEPGVELQELHQRVLAGDLVMAGRAPLPIHPVRSLPRAIGDFTGRHQTLARLVKDVEAGARIQLIDGMAGSGKTTLAVHVATALADDYPDAQLYIDLHGHSERTPLTPVAALATLLRQLGVPADRVPTNLDDRLALWRSELAGRRALLVLDNAASADQVTPLLPNGSHCLILITSRRRLVGVDEGRPSSLPVLDTDEAIELLGHVVGVDRVAAEPEAATEVVRRCGHLPLAIRLAGARLAHRPRWRIADLAERLTSRPDPLAEFEAGDRSVGRAFALSYAQVSPAAQQAFRLLGLHPGVRFDNSVAAVLAELPLPDAQDLLDELVDANLVEEAEPGRYRLHDLVREYARTLVAEPERAVERRHGIERLLDHHLHVAMAIARTTEFSSLHSLILVAEPLRPDLVALVAEQGRAWLDENLAVWTALVRLAETEAFPQYCWQLARACWYAQFAGGRLDELIETHTIGLRAAEALGDDRAVGTMLNYLASAHYRLADFPESIRLMERSLEIFRRLGLSREFRNTLGNLGSSYAANFQFRRARECFDAARKVATRMRDKEALTNELNNLSLTLLLWGRHEEALHVARRHLSIAREVGDPRRIGNALGHLGMIRHRMGDVGPASRLLRVALRIKRQMGSRFGEGEVLNEMGAVEREAGRPELAADLHRAALVAMTEVGDRIAQCGSRNLLARAILDQGDVTSALDLHRRVLADAAALGARYEQAQALEGIARCLLPSDPATARAHLTRALSLYRQIDMPDRHEVERLLAGLG